Proteins encoded by one window of Cannabis sativa cultivar Pink pepper isolate KNU-18-1 chromosome 4, ASM2916894v1, whole genome shotgun sequence:
- the LOC133036516 gene encoding small ribosomal subunit protein bS1c-like: MVRLTAGTSSPQPQNIITSIREQNATSEKKALEHKKEIAKRLGRPLIQTNSYEDDTAFEKQSALFALAVSDMESWLPAAWSSRVTFNVDDFHSAIEKYDFNSEIGTKVRGTIFCTDNGGALVDITAKSSAYLPLEEASIHRLKHVEEAGIVPALKIDFVIIGENEVDDSLILSLKTM; the protein is encoded by the exons ATGGTTCGGTTAACTGCTGGTACATCATCACCTCAACCACAGAACATCATCACCTCAATCAGAGAACAGAATGCGACCTCAGAAAAGAAAGCTTTGGAGCACAAGAAGGAGATCGCTAAACGATTAGGTCGTCCTCTTATTCAGACGAATTCTTACGAG GATGATACAGCATTTGAGAAGCAGAGTGCTCTTTTTGCTCTTGCTGTTTCAGATATGGAGTCGTGGCTGCCTGCGGCTTGGTCAAGCAGAGTCACTTTTAACGTCGATGATTTTCACTCTGCTATCGAAAAGTACGACTTCAATTCTGAAATTGGGACTAAG GTGAGGGGAACTATTTTCTGTACTGATAATGGTGGAGCATTGGTTGATATTACTGCAAAATCTTCAGCATACTTACCTCTTGAAGAAGCTTCAATCCACAGGCTAAAGCATGTAGAAGAAGCAGGGATAGTTCCTGCTTTGAAAATAGATTTTGTAATTATTGGTGAGAATGAAGTAGATGATAGCTTAATCTTGAGCTTGAAGACTATGTAG